The proteins below come from a single Natrinema sp. SYSU A 869 genomic window:
- a CDS encoding ABC transporter ATP-binding protein → MSQNQYKTTQERITDGDGVTVESALVGEELALSYPSTEETIVECARLDVPEQAVTALVGPNGSGKSTLLKALSNHLEPDQGAVTIHGKELDSFDRKELARELGVLSQENDSLGSITVEDLIYHGRYPHRSFFDSVSEEDHAAVERALELTEIGHIRDAELGQLSGGQKQLAWIAMVLAQDTDVLLLDEPTTFLDIHHQFRVLETIRQLNEEKGVTVAVILHDIAQAARFADYLVAMCDGELYDWGPPEEVVTEQLLADVFGVEATVEYEPELQVLPKRALSEQ, encoded by the coding sequence ATGTCACAGAACCAATACAAAACGACACAAGAACGGATCACCGACGGCGACGGCGTCACAGTCGAAAGCGCACTCGTCGGCGAGGAACTCGCGTTGAGTTACCCGTCGACCGAGGAGACCATCGTCGAGTGCGCGCGGCTGGACGTTCCCGAACAAGCGGTGACCGCACTCGTCGGTCCTAACGGCAGCGGGAAGAGTACGCTGTTGAAGGCGCTCTCGAATCATCTCGAGCCCGATCAGGGAGCGGTCACGATCCACGGCAAGGAACTCGATTCGTTCGATCGGAAGGAACTGGCCCGCGAACTGGGCGTCCTCTCCCAGGAGAACGACTCGCTGGGTTCGATCACCGTCGAGGATCTGATCTATCACGGCCGGTATCCTCATCGCAGCTTCTTCGACAGCGTCAGCGAGGAGGATCACGCGGCCGTCGAACGCGCACTTGAGCTAACGGAAATCGGACACATCCGGGACGCCGAACTCGGACAACTGAGCGGCGGACAGAAACAGTTGGCCTGGATCGCTATGGTGCTGGCTCAGGATACCGACGTCCTCCTGCTCGACGAACCGACAACGTTTCTCGACATTCACCACCAGTTTCGGGTCCTCGAGACGATCCGCCAGCTCAACGAGGAGAAAGGTGTCACCGTGGCCGTCATCCTCCACGACATCGCCCAGGCGGCCCGCTTTGCGGATTATCTGGTCGCGATGTGCGACGGCGAACTGTACGACTGGGGGCCGCCGGAGGAGGTAGTGACTGAACAGTTGCTGGCCGACGTCTTCGGCGTCGAGGCGACCGTCGAGTACGAACCCGAATTACAGGTATTGCCCAAGCGAGCGCTGTCCGAGCAGTGA
- a CDS encoding ABC transporter substrate-binding protein → MLAEAGVTRRTVVKTTGAVTGIGTAAGCLDGRGTTDDGGTPTEGGYSVTMEPVGTVEFDTVPETWLPYTADYADMGVALGHGDGLAGIGLRNRYGTHYYDELPGVSVDTGELTELWDEGTDREVFYSVDADVHLIDPNFMINRLQWSRDEVDEITRTVAPFVGNTVFSVSYDWHDYRHYELYEAFEKVATVFQERERYEAFERLHDNVLAEVRARLPDDHPTVAVLVPASTEPEVFYPYLINEGTQSKHWSDLRVRDALDSSGVQDAQAGGGTIDFETLLEIDPDVIAVRQQGRVTEADFENGIVSYLRDHNAASELRAVRNDRVVYAGMTYQGPIIHLFQLERVAQGLYPDEFGDEELFDRQAVADIITGDS, encoded by the coding sequence ATGCTAGCCGAAGCGGGAGTAACGAGACGGACTGTGGTGAAGACGACCGGGGCAGTCACCGGGATCGGCACCGCGGCCGGCTGTCTCGACGGGAGAGGAACGACCGACGATGGGGGAACGCCGACGGAGGGCGGATACTCGGTGACAATGGAGCCGGTCGGTACCGTCGAGTTCGATACCGTTCCCGAAACGTGGCTTCCCTATACGGCTGATTATGCTGACATGGGTGTCGCGCTCGGACACGGTGACGGACTGGCGGGGATCGGACTCCGCAACCGATACGGCACGCACTACTACGACGAACTGCCGGGCGTCTCGGTCGATACGGGCGAGTTGACCGAACTCTGGGACGAGGGGACCGACAGAGAAGTGTTCTATAGCGTCGACGCCGACGTCCACCTCATCGATCCCAACTTCATGATCAACCGGCTCCAGTGGAGCCGAGACGAAGTCGACGAGATTACCCGAACCGTCGCCCCCTTCGTCGGAAACACGGTCTTCTCAGTCAGTTACGACTGGCACGACTATCGCCACTACGAGCTGTACGAGGCCTTCGAGAAGGTCGCCACGGTGTTTCAGGAACGGGAACGCTACGAGGCCTTCGAACGCCTTCACGACAACGTGCTAGCCGAGGTCCGGGCCCGACTTCCGGACGACCATCCAACTGTTGCGGTACTCGTCCCCGCGTCGACTGAACCGGAGGTGTTCTACCCGTATCTCATCAACGAGGGCACCCAGTCGAAACACTGGAGCGACCTCCGCGTCCGCGACGCACTCGACTCAAGCGGCGTTCAGGACGCACAGGCCGGCGGCGGAACGATAGATTTCGAGACGCTACTCGAGATCGATCCGGACGTGATCGCCGTCCGTCAACAGGGCCGTGTCACCGAAGCGGACTTCGAGAACGGTATTGTCTCGTATCTCCGCGACCACAACGCTGCAAGCGAACTTCGGGCCGTTCGGAACGACCGCGTCGTCTACGCTGGCATGACCTACCAGGGGCCGATCATTCACCTTTTCCAACTCGAGCGTGTCGCACAGGGCCTCTATCCCGATGAGTTCGGCGACGAGGAACTGTTCGATCGGCAGGCCGTGGCGGATATCATCACGGGAGACTCGTAG
- a CDS encoding cold-shock protein, producing MAKGTVDFFNDTGGYGFIETEDADDDVFFHMEDIGGPDLEEGQDLEFDIEQAPKGPRATNVERL from the coding sequence ATGGCGAAAGGAACCGTTGATTTCTTCAACGACACTGGCGGCTACGGATTCATCGAGACAGAGGACGCGGACGACGACGTGTTCTTCCACATGGAAGACATCGGCGGCCCGGACCTGGAAGAAGGACAGGACCTCGAGTTCGATATCGAGCAGGCCCCCAAGGGCCCGCGCGCGACGAACGTCGAGCGCCTGTAA
- a CDS encoding DEAD/DEAH box helicase: MSKQVQQVETIFCHETGDDYLVVVERDGKRLFRAKLGLSETSAGPRPAKFRLKEGSSEEPRQPDEFVELARRAKRLRISEQTSAEGRRDLREMFSGYQLEDKVKTVRTCRYCAGAGRYSPITTDTAVKDDNDWICRDCARQELERQLSFSGGGEVSGAAKERLEELMMEVQDLERIVNLLKGQLDPDLTKFDTISATTDEVDPVRTDSLSLHPGLQNLLEDRFDTLLPVQSLSVEHGLFDGDDQLVVSATATGKTLVGELAGINRVLNNKGTMLFLVPLVALANQKYEDFQDEYGHLVDVSIRVGASRVADEGERFDPNADVIVGTYEGIDHALRTGKDMGDIGTVVIDEVHTLKEEDRGHRLDGLISRLKYTCEQRAKRRDDYGGAQWIYLSATVGNPEQLTEVLEATLIEFEERPVPIERHVTFADGQEKVRVENKLVRREFDSESSKGYRGQTIIFTNSRRRCHEISRKLDYSAAPYHAGLDYKRRKEVERKFGDQDLSAVVTTAALAAGVDFPASQVIFDSLAMGIEWLSVQEFHQMLGRAGRPDYHDKGTVYVLVEPDTVYHNSMEMTEDEVAFKLLKGEMESVMTHYDEAAAVEETLANITVGGKAAKALNDRMLGEIPTKHAIGKLLEYDFIDGFEPTPLGQVVTEHFLEPGQAFMLLDGIRKDAHPYELVGDLELRDTDL; the protein is encoded by the coding sequence GTGTCGAAGCAGGTCCAGCAGGTCGAAACGATCTTTTGTCACGAAACAGGCGACGACTACCTCGTCGTCGTCGAACGTGACGGCAAACGGCTGTTCCGCGCGAAACTCGGTCTCTCGGAGACCTCTGCCGGCCCCCGCCCCGCGAAGTTCCGGCTCAAGGAGGGCTCGAGCGAAGAGCCACGCCAGCCCGACGAGTTCGTCGAACTCGCTCGCCGAGCGAAGCGGCTACGCATCTCCGAACAGACCTCCGCCGAGGGCCGTCGCGACCTCCGAGAAATGTTCTCGGGCTACCAGCTCGAGGACAAGGTCAAGACTGTCCGGACCTGCCGGTACTGTGCCGGTGCAGGCCGGTACTCGCCGATCACGACCGATACCGCAGTCAAGGATGACAACGACTGGATCTGTCGGGACTGCGCCCGACAGGAACTCGAGCGCCAGCTCTCCTTTTCGGGCGGCGGCGAGGTATCAGGTGCCGCGAAGGAACGCTTAGAGGAGCTCATGATGGAGGTACAGGACCTCGAGCGGATCGTCAACCTGCTCAAGGGTCAGCTCGATCCCGATCTGACAAAGTTCGATACCATCTCGGCGACGACCGACGAGGTCGATCCCGTCCGGACCGACTCGCTTTCCCTCCATCCCGGCCTGCAGAACCTGCTCGAGGACCGGTTCGATACCCTGCTCCCGGTCCAGAGCCTCTCGGTCGAACATGGATTGTTCGACGGCGACGACCAGTTGGTCGTCTCCGCAACGGCGACCGGGAAGACCCTCGTCGGCGAACTGGCCGGGATCAATCGCGTGCTGAATAACAAAGGGACGATGCTCTTTCTCGTCCCGCTAGTCGCGCTGGCCAACCAGAAGTACGAGGATTTTCAGGACGAGTACGGCCACCTCGTCGACGTCTCCATTCGCGTGGGCGCGAGCCGCGTCGCCGACGAGGGTGAGCGGTTCGACCCCAACGCCGACGTCATCGTCGGCACCTACGAGGGAATCGACCACGCCCTGCGGACCGGCAAGGACATGGGCGACATCGGGACCGTCGTCATCGACGAGGTCCACACCCTCAAAGAGGAAGACCGCGGTCACCGCCTCGACGGGCTGATCTCGCGGCTCAAATACACGTGCGAGCAGCGGGCGAAGCGCCGCGACGACTACGGCGGCGCACAGTGGATCTACCTCTCGGCGACCGTCGGCAATCCCGAACAGCTCACCGAAGTCCTCGAGGCGACGCTCATCGAGTTCGAGGAGCGTCCGGTACCGATCGAGCGCCACGTCACCTTCGCGGACGGCCAGGAGAAAGTGAGAGTTGAGAACAAACTCGTCAGACGCGAGTTCGACAGTGAATCCTCGAAGGGGTATCGCGGCCAGACGATCATCTTCACTAACTCCCGGCGGCGCTGTCACGAAATTTCCCGAAAGCTTGACTACTCGGCCGCACCCTATCACGCCGGTCTCGACTACAAGCGCCGGAAGGAAGTCGAGCGCAAGTTCGGCGACCAAGACCTCTCCGCGGTCGTCACAACCGCCGCGCTCGCAGCGGGGGTCGACTTCCCCGCCTCACAGGTCATCTTTGACTCACTGGCGATGGGTATCGAGTGGCTCTCGGTCCAGGAGTTCCACCAGATGCTTGGCCGCGCGGGCCGACCCGACTACCACGATAAGGGGACAGTGTACGTCCTCGTCGAACCCGATACGGTCTACCACAACTCGATGGAGATGACCGAGGACGAAGTCGCCTTCAAATTACTGAAGGGAGAGATGGAGTCGGTGATGACCCACTACGACGAGGCCGCCGCCGTCGAGGAGACGCTGGCGAACATCACCGTTGGCGGCAAGGCCGCAAAGGCGCTCAACGACCGCATGCTCGGGGAGATCCCCACCAAACACGCAATCGGGAAACTCCTCGAGTACGACTTCATCGACGGCTTCGAACCCACGCCGCTGGGACAGGTCGTCACCGAGCACTTCTTGGAACCCGGACAAGCGTTCATGCTCCTCGATGGCATCCGAAAGGACGCTCACCCCTACGAGTTGGTCGGGGACCTCGAGCTTCGCGACACCGATCTGTAG
- a CDS encoding pro-sigmaK processing inhibitor BofA family protein, translating to MTGLEILILVLMLVLVLAAARIVRVASPFIVNAVVGLVVMYVAQVVFGLGIAVTPIVIAIVAIGGVPGSLLVIALSLFGVAFVP from the coding sequence ATGACTGGCCTCGAGATTCTGATTTTGGTCCTTATGCTCGTGCTCGTCCTTGCTGCGGCGCGGATCGTACGGGTAGCTAGCCCGTTCATCGTCAATGCGGTGGTCGGACTGGTGGTGATGTACGTCGCACAGGTCGTCTTCGGTCTTGGGATCGCAGTGACGCCGATCGTCATCGCGATCGTCGCGATCGGTGGCGTTCCGGGCTCGTTGCTCGTCATTGCACTATCGCTGTTCGGTGTCGCCTTCGTGCCCTAA
- a CDS encoding ABC transporter substrate-binding protein has product MSDGLHLTRRTVLRTGGAVAGGSALAGCITGEDNGNGGNGNGNGNGDEIDGPYSVTMEPVGEVEFDSVPQSWAVNNGTWGDMGIALGQDPPEAIYLNTRIHTQHYEEIPDLSVDREEIGQLWNDELTSEEFMELSNSVDLFVMDPEFIMGRLDHWSQEDIDTIEATGTPFFGSSIFSRGYEWHDYDYLTLYEAFEKLSQVFQEEDRYEAFAELHDEFQSDLEDIVPPEGERPSVAIMWPQPAEAPESFSPYLIDKGTSFKQWRDLGVEDALATTDVEDFHAGRTEVDYELLLDIDPDVLLIRGNEHKSAEEFQNTVVSHMKSHNVASQLTAVQEGDVYRGGPLHQGPIVNLAVTERAAQQLYDVDEELFDRQEVSNIVNGDF; this is encoded by the coding sequence ATGAGCGACGGACTTCACTTGACGAGACGGACCGTTCTTCGAACTGGTGGCGCTGTCGCCGGCGGTAGCGCATTGGCTGGCTGTATTACCGGTGAAGACAACGGAAACGGCGGGAACGGGAACGGAAATGGAAACGGCGACGAGATCGACGGGCCGTACTCGGTGACGATGGAACCGGTCGGCGAGGTCGAGTTCGATTCCGTCCCGCAGTCGTGGGCCGTTAACAACGGTACTTGGGGCGATATGGGTATTGCGCTGGGCCAAGATCCGCCCGAGGCCATCTACCTCAATACCCGCATCCACACCCAACATTACGAGGAAATTCCCGATCTGAGCGTCGACCGGGAGGAGATCGGCCAACTCTGGAACGATGAGCTGACCTCCGAGGAGTTCATGGAATTGAGCAACAGCGTGGACCTGTTCGTGATGGATCCGGAGTTCATCATGGGTCGCCTCGACCACTGGAGCCAGGAGGACATCGATACAATCGAAGCGACGGGAACGCCCTTTTTCGGTAGCAGCATCTTCTCGCGCGGCTACGAGTGGCACGACTACGACTACCTCACGCTGTACGAGGCCTTCGAAAAGCTGTCTCAGGTCTTCCAGGAGGAAGACCGCTACGAGGCCTTTGCGGAACTCCACGACGAGTTCCAGAGCGATCTCGAAGATATCGTGCCGCCTGAAGGCGAACGACCGTCGGTCGCTATCATGTGGCCCCAGCCGGCCGAAGCGCCCGAGTCGTTCTCGCCGTACCTCATCGATAAGGGGACGAGCTTCAAGCAGTGGCGGGACTTGGGCGTTGAGGACGCTCTCGCGACGACGGACGTTGAGGACTTCCACGCCGGCCGGACGGAGGTCGACTACGAACTGCTCCTCGATATTGATCCCGATGTACTGTTGATCCGCGGCAACGAGCACAAGAGCGCCGAGGAGTTCCAGAACACCGTCGTTTCGCACATGAAATCCCACAACGTCGCAAGCCAGTTGACTGCCGTTCAGGAGGGCGACGTCTACCGCGGCGGTCCGCTTCACCAGGGTCCGATCGTTAACCTAGCTGTCACCGAGCGCGCCGCCCAGCAACTCTACGACGTCGACGAGGAACTGTTCGATCGACAAGAAGTCAGCAACATCGTCAACGGCGACTTCTGA
- a CDS encoding DNA-binding protein, translated as MSQVETTPHEIEGRWKWPDWGRGPYDALSSVMLGPPFEGHLEITTEVDGEPWHLEVTYSKSGFAPRLSDGINAERLYEWDIKGRGRGERKASYNISPRFPNMRHWESGERLQLPWENQVGEVDGVDVEFHTSNIEPDRGLELLPEFFAAIFDHAGERVHPDYFRADPHSASRMWAYERYVRIRREWAEKLSSAGVLQKVAHYLSDLEGVKAELHIDNEEVVNHQNRLFLNPASVSELLPGHTYGRKFEIYQLADPDAVSKDHPSYHPKVEVLVNKSMNDNKAWAWADRHEVTEQIEETVLNTLHWEDIPLGPDGSSVYVADDHFDAVARDDPVELYEDPTPHLEAKTDHLLMTTLRDMGETARNVSETVATDGGATVDDLADQLGKHPATIYRAINDLGEIFELDQGDVSFRARKYREELRALVESAEYAIESYADRMQHIMGLADHVAESSPFQEWLAKNGADLEFDENGEPRRMRIDTILSRLKADSFENVATIASEALEKWSKSGNDPTALRGVELTWKTPGGGTETGFVGAVADR; from the coding sequence GTGTCTCAGGTCGAGACGACGCCGCACGAGATCGAAGGCCGCTGGAAGTGGCCCGACTGGGGACGCGGTCCGTACGACGCACTGTCGTCGGTCATGCTTGGTCCGCCCTTCGAGGGACACCTCGAGATCACCACGGAAGTCGACGGCGAGCCCTGGCACCTGGAAGTGACCTACAGCAAGTCAGGATTTGCGCCGCGTCTATCGGACGGGATCAACGCCGAGCGACTCTACGAGTGGGACATCAAAGGCCGCGGCCGCGGTGAACGGAAGGCGTCGTACAATATCTCACCGCGGTTCCCGAACATGCGTCACTGGGAGAGCGGTGAGCGGTTACAACTGCCGTGGGAAAATCAGGTCGGCGAGGTTGACGGCGTCGACGTCGAGTTCCACACCAGTAACATCGAACCTGACCGCGGTCTCGAGCTACTGCCCGAGTTCTTCGCGGCGATTTTCGACCACGCTGGCGAGCGGGTCCACCCCGACTACTTCCGCGCTGATCCACACTCGGCGAGCCGGATGTGGGCGTACGAGCGGTACGTTCGGATTCGTCGGGAGTGGGCGGAAAAGCTCTCGTCGGCCGGCGTACTGCAGAAGGTCGCCCACTACCTCTCCGACCTCGAGGGAGTGAAAGCCGAACTCCATATCGACAACGAAGAAGTCGTCAATCACCAGAATCGACTATTCCTGAACCCCGCGTCGGTGAGCGAACTTCTGCCGGGCCACACCTACGGACGGAAGTTCGAGATCTACCAGCTGGCCGATCCGGACGCGGTCTCGAAAGATCACCCGTCCTACCACCCAAAGGTGGAGGTCTTGGTGAACAAGTCGATGAACGACAACAAGGCATGGGCATGGGCCGACCGTCACGAGGTGACTGAGCAAATAGAGGAGACGGTACTGAACACACTCCATTGGGAAGATATTCCGCTCGGTCCCGACGGCAGCAGCGTCTACGTTGCGGACGACCATTTCGACGCGGTCGCTCGGGACGATCCAGTTGAACTGTACGAAGACCCGACGCCGCACCTCGAGGCGAAGACGGACCACCTGTTGATGACGACGCTGCGGGACATGGGTGAGACCGCTCGAAACGTGTCCGAGACGGTCGCCACTGACGGCGGTGCGACCGTCGACGATCTTGCCGACCAGCTGGGGAAACACCCTGCAACGATCTACCGAGCTATCAACGACCTTGGCGAGATTTTCGAGTTAGACCAGGGCGACGTGTCGTTCCGGGCCCGGAAGTACCGCGAGGAACTGCGAGCGCTCGTCGAGTCAGCCGAGTACGCGATCGAGAGCTACGCCGATCGGATGCAGCACATCATGGGCTTGGCCGATCACGTCGCCGAGTCCTCTCCCTTCCAGGAGTGGCTCGCGAAGAACGGTGCCGACCTCGAGTTCGACGAGAACGGCGAGCCCCGCCGGATGCGAATTGATACGATACTCTCCCGATTGAAGGCAGATAGCTTCGAGAACGTCGCCACGATCGCCAGTGAGGCCCTCGAGAAGTGGTCGAAGTCGGGTAACGATCCGACTGCACTGCGCGGTGTTGAGCTGACCTGGAAGACTCCCGGCGGCGGGACTGAAACCGGATTCGTCGGCGCGGTCGCGGATCGGTGA
- a CDS encoding iron ABC transporter permease, with protein MVEAQSVGEHAANRSRSGWVTGKLVLFCLASTVVTVVAGLVQVTFGEYPIGFIDAWSVVFEPTILFNLNAWSGFLLGGELPQMDTAEIVIWELRLPRVFVAIISGATLAISGAIFQAVTRNELASPFVLGVSSGAGFAVLATLVVFTGLTPFLPLIAALGGTIAFLVVYGIAWKGGTSPVRLVLAGVIVNMVFQSLQQGLFFFVDDLGVAQTAIAWLTGSFIGTGWSEVRIALLPALVSIVIALAASRQLNVLLLGESTARSLGMRVEHVRFFLSAVAILAASVAIAVAGIISFFGLVVPHIVRNSVGSDYRQLIVGCLFAGPALMLAADVGARLALNGAQMPVGVVTGLLGGPYFLYLMRKQQSMGEL; from the coding sequence ATGGTAGAAGCGCAGTCTGTCGGTGAGCACGCAGCGAACCGGTCACGGAGCGGGTGGGTGACCGGAAAGCTCGTGCTCTTTTGCCTAGCAAGTACGGTTGTTACCGTCGTCGCCGGGCTGGTACAGGTGACATTCGGGGAGTACCCGATTGGGTTCATCGACGCCTGGTCGGTGGTATTCGAGCCCACAATACTGTTCAATCTCAACGCGTGGTCAGGGTTCCTGCTCGGAGGCGAACTCCCACAGATGGATACCGCCGAAATCGTCATCTGGGAACTCCGGCTCCCGCGGGTGTTCGTCGCGATCATCTCCGGTGCGACGCTGGCGATCTCCGGAGCGATCTTTCAGGCGGTGACGCGAAACGAACTGGCCAGTCCGTTCGTGCTCGGCGTCAGTTCCGGCGCCGGCTTCGCGGTACTGGCGACGCTGGTGGTCTTTACCGGACTGACACCGTTTCTCCCGTTAATCGCGGCGCTGGGGGGCACGATCGCCTTTTTGGTCGTCTACGGGATCGCCTGGAAAGGGGGAACCAGTCCCGTTCGGCTCGTGCTCGCGGGCGTGATCGTCAACATGGTTTTCCAGTCGCTCCAGCAGGGACTGTTCTTCTTCGTCGACGATCTGGGCGTCGCCCAGACGGCGATCGCCTGGCTCACGGGCTCGTTCATCGGAACGGGCTGGTCGGAGGTCCGCATCGCACTCCTCCCGGCACTCGTGTCGATCGTAATCGCGCTGGCCGCGTCCCGGCAGTTGAACGTCCTGTTGCTGGGCGAGAGCACTGCTCGGTCGCTAGGCATGCGTGTCGAACACGTTCGATTTTTCCTCTCCGCGGTCGCGATCCTCGCAGCCAGCGTCGCGATCGCCGTCGCAGGCATTATCAGCTTCTTCGGCCTGGTCGTCCCCCACATCGTCCGCAACAGCGTGGGGAGTGACTACCGCCAGTTGATCGTCGGCTGTCTCTTCGCCGGACCGGCACTGATGCTCGCCGCCGACGTCGGCGCCCGCCTCGCACTCAACGGGGCGCAGATGCCGGTCGGTGTCGTCACCGGACTGCTCGGCGGCCCCTACTTCCTCTATCTCATGCGAAAGCAGCAATCCATGGGTGAGCTCTAA
- a CDS encoding cupin domain-containing protein, whose product MTEPLLRRGDEIEYETVSAADGLEKGVLIADDHGAPNFAIRRFVLEPGADVPKHTNDVEHEQYVLEGEYTVGIGGDEYDVEPGDSLLIPAGTVHWYRNEGDEPGAFICAVPNGDDEIDLLE is encoded by the coding sequence ATGACCGAGCCGCTGCTCCGGCGTGGCGACGAGATCGAGTACGAGACGGTCTCCGCCGCCGACGGCCTCGAGAAAGGCGTCCTGATCGCCGATGACCACGGTGCGCCGAACTTCGCGATTCGGCGGTTCGTCCTTGAGCCCGGTGCCGACGTGCCGAAACACACCAACGATGTCGAACACGAGCAGTACGTCCTCGAGGGCGAGTATACGGTCGGAATTGGAGGCGACGAGTACGACGTCGAGCCCGGCGACTCGCTGCTCATTCCGGCCGGAACAGTCCACTGGTACCGCAATGAGGGCGACGAACCGGGCGCGTTCATTTGTGCGGTTCCAAACGGTGACGACGAGATCGACCTGCTCGAGTGA